A region of Heliangelus exortis chromosome 4, bHelExo1.hap1, whole genome shotgun sequence DNA encodes the following proteins:
- the HOPX gene encoding homeodomain-only protein, translating into MATEKPVTPTEEQLEILEYNFCKVNKHPDPTTLCLIAAETGLSEEQTLKWFKQRLAEWRKSEGLPSESGSVRD; encoded by the exons ATGGCCACGGAGAAGCCAGTGACTCCCACCgaggagcagctggagattCTGGAATACAACTTCTGCAAGGTGAACAAGCATCCTGACCCCACCACGCTGTGCCTCATCGCAGCTGAGACTGGGCTCTCTGAGGAGCAGACCCTG aaatGGTTCAAGCAGCGCCTGGCAGAGTGGAGGAAGTCTGAAGGGCTGCCCTCAGAAAGTGGCTCTGTCAGGGACTAG
- the LOC139796329 gene encoding inositol 1,4,5-trisphosphate receptor-interacting protein-like 1: MQWSQTLPLLPPTHLSPSPPIPQLHEALALLPQPHAPSHPALLRPLFSHLLQTMSVAITLLLAVLATQPGLQSKQAMDMDTAEWMKPREEYLPQEVAWLLEETERSRGAMLLPVLQQWPFWISAGAVLLLAVFCWLARSKQFASRGSSSMIEKDNKQEQEDPRGKPSVGRALAVPTPSPVQDLPDICKVVKELVGDLLGVCQMLSKKTSMPQVHPVPGMDGTSGFWRVQENTITYTLPVFLQPPPGHSFRLQMDTTGQLPAGHRNVIHVGLECTCWRDQLLGNISCFLHHPTSKLPGDQSSDLLRTLCTRSCLDLKKIACWARLLVRSAWLLLPQSHHCQLTVLPSSHSCMFQLTGISEVNIFTEMIFGVQRGSSVTCLSQE, from the coding sequence ATGCAGTGGTCCCAAACCCTGCCCTtgctccctcccacccacctcagcccctctcctcccatcccCCAGCTCCATGAGGCCCTtgccctgctcccccagccccatgctccctcccacccagccctgctcagacCCCTTTTCTCCCATCTCCTCCAGACCATGTCTGTGGCAATCACACTCCTCCTGGCCGTGCTGGccacccagcctgggctgcagagcaagCAGGCGATGGATATGGACACGGCTGAGTGGATGAAGCCGCGTGAGGAGTATCTGCCTCAGGAGGTGGcttggctgctggaggagactGAGCGGAGCAGGGGAGCCATGCTCCTTCCCGTCTTGCAGCAGTGGCCCTTTTGGAtcagtgctggagctgtgctcctgcttgctgtgttttgctggCTGGCCAGGAGCAAGCAGTTTGCCTCCAGGGGCTCCAGCAGCATGATAGAGAAGGACAAcaagcaggagcaggaagaCCCCCGTGGTAAACCCAGTGTTGGCAGAGCTTTGGCTGTGCCCACCCCATCACCAGTGCAGGATTTGCCTGACATCTGCAAGGTGGTGAAGGAGCTGGTGGGTGACCTTCTTGGTGTCTGCCAAATGCTCAGCAAGAAGACTTCCATGCCCCAGGTGCACCCGGTCCCTGGGATGGACGGCACCTCTGGATTCTGGAGGGTCCAGGAGAACACCATCACCTACActctgcctgtgttcctgcagcCACCCCCTGGGCACTCCTTCAGGCTGCAGATGGACACCACGGGGCAGCTGCCAGCGGGGCACCGCAACGTCATCCACGTGGGGCTGGAGTGCACGTGCTGGAGGGACCAGCTGCTGGGGAAtatttcctgctttctccaCCACCCCACCTCCAAGCTGCCCGGGGATCAGAGCTCGGACCTCCTGCGCACCCTCTGCACAAGATCATGCTTGGACTTGAAGAAAATTGCCTGCTGGGCCCGACTGCTGGTGAGATCAGCCTGGCTGCTTTTGCCTCAGTCTCACCACTGCCAGCTCACGGTGCTGCCCTCCTCCCACTCCTGCATGTTCCAGCTGACAGGCATCTCCGAGGTGAACATCTTCACGGAGATGATTTTTGGGGTGCAGCGAGGCAGCTCGGTCACCTGCCTGAGCCAGGAGtag